Proteins encoded within one genomic window of Haloferax volcanii DS2:
- a CDS encoding LLM class flavin-dependent oxidoreductase: MKANFDREFTRAGIWNWEKPHIEDEIRYAQYAEEAGLDSVWQGESRLVRDAMTVMGAYTQVTDEIDLAPGVTNCYTRNVAVMAQTFSTLHELSGGRMKLGIGAWWDPLASKVGIEREHPLRRMWEYCTVTKRLLDLENVTYEGQTLSVDDIELDLVRSDAQPRDVPIYVGATGETMHKLTGELVGKGIAGGIFMNYLIPPEHNLKGLEKLKEGVEKQDGTLEGADRPQLIAVAMDEDADVAIDQARGLATQYIGQQPHIRKASGIDPELAEKVQAEMGGWPASAEDIERASQYVDDDVVTNIVAAGTRDDVIDRVRDYCAAGCTEPVVYPLTDNMEAVIDALAEAKAEA; the protein is encoded by the coding sequence ATGAAGGCAAATTTCGACCGCGAGTTCACTCGCGCAGGCATCTGGAACTGGGAGAAACCGCACATCGAAGACGAGATTCGGTACGCACAGTACGCCGAGGAGGCCGGGCTGGACTCGGTCTGGCAGGGGGAGTCGCGGCTGGTCCGCGACGCCATGACCGTCATGGGCGCGTACACGCAGGTCACAGACGAGATAGATCTCGCGCCCGGTGTGACGAACTGCTACACGCGGAACGTGGCGGTGATGGCACAGACGTTCTCGACGCTCCACGAGCTCTCGGGCGGGCGGATGAAACTGGGCATCGGCGCGTGGTGGGACCCGCTGGCGTCGAAAGTCGGCATCGAACGGGAGCACCCGCTCCGTCGGATGTGGGAGTACTGTACCGTCACCAAGCGCCTGCTGGACCTCGAAAACGTAACGTACGAGGGGCAGACGCTCTCCGTCGACGACATCGAACTCGATCTCGTTCGCTCGGACGCACAGCCCCGTGACGTGCCCATCTACGTCGGCGCGACGGGCGAGACGATGCACAAGCTGACCGGCGAACTGGTCGGGAAAGGCATCGCCGGCGGCATCTTCATGAACTACCTTATCCCGCCCGAGCACAACCTGAAAGGCCTCGAAAAGCTGAAAGAGGGCGTCGAAAAGCAGGACGGGACGCTGGAAGGCGCCGACCGCCCGCAGCTCATCGCCGTCGCAATGGACGAGGACGCGGACGTGGCCATCGACCAGGCGCGCGGTCTCGCCACACAGTACATCGGCCAGCAGCCGCACATCAGGAAGGCGTCGGGCATCGATCCCGAACTGGCGGAGAAAGTTCAAGCCGAGATGGGCGGGTGGCCGGCCTCCGCCGAGGACATCGAGCGCGCCTCGCAGTACGTCGACGACGACGTGGTGACGAACATCGTCGCTGCGGGCACCCGCGACGACGTTATCGACCGGGTCCGCGACTACTGTGCCGCCGGCTGTACCGAGCCGGTCGTCTACCCCCTGACGGACAACATGGAGGCGGTCATCGACGCGCTGGCCGAAGCCAAAGCAGAGGCGTAG